In Vigna radiata var. radiata cultivar VC1973A chromosome 3, Vradiata_ver6, whole genome shotgun sequence, the following proteins share a genomic window:
- the LOC106756748 gene encoding protein FAR1-RELATED SEQUENCE 6 — MGERCHSDAPLDTISSGSEEHLISLLPKECKIGSISLDENDDDYPVPRPGMIFRSEAEARLYYTKYADQMGFSVKTRTSKRGGEGQVKYLILVCSERSRTGIDESKKQYCTARINLTLRKDGTYQISAVTLGHNHELGSQRITIKMKCIRKLDPEVIDMRVKKMSEQNNCGNYLQTERQWIRENGDGDALQKYLVRMQEQDRNFFYAIDLDDLFSAKNVFWSDGRSRAAYESFGDVVTVDTTCLSNHYKVPLVTFIGVNHHGQSVLFGCGLLSSDDSESFAWLFKSLLHCMSGVPPQGIVTDHCCMAMQKAVETVYPSIRHRWCLSNIMEKLPQLIHKYANCKSLRDRMHNVVYDTPTTDEFEGKWKKIVEDFDLKDNKWLKELFLHRHRWAPSFVRGGFWAGMYTNPQSESRHEIFDGFINQQTTLKQFVDQYNNALQYKAEKEYIADIHSSSNSQTCVTKSPIERQFQYAYTHAKFLEVQREFVGKADCNVFVACEDGSICRYNVIEDMITEDKPKESVVEVIYNREDCDIKCNCGLFEFRGILCRHSLAVLSQERVKEVPCKYILDRWRKNIVRKHVFIKTSYGVVHFEPQVQRFDLLCKQFNNIAAAAAEFEGTSSFVKDTLCNLKEKLESWTSLPINSSLVDVEKHNNMIH; from the coding sequence ATGGGTGAACGATGTCATTCAGATGCTCCGTTAGATACTATTTCCAGTGGGAGTGAGGAACACTTGATCTCTCTTTTACCAAAAGAATGTAAGATTGGATCCATTAGtttggatgaaaatgatgatgattatCCTGTGCCACGACCTGGAATGATCTTTAGGTCAGAAGCTGAGGCAAGATTGTATTACACAAAATATGCCGACCAAATGGGCTTCAGCGTCAAGACTAGAACCTCAAAAAGAGGAGGCGAAGGTCAAGTTAAATATTTGATACTTGTATGTTCCGAGAGATCAAGAACTGGTATTGATGAATCAAAGAAACAGTATTGTACTGCTAGGATAAATTTGACTTTACGTAAAGATGGAACCTATCAAATTAGTGCAGTTACTCTCGGTCATAATCATGAATTGGGTTCTCAGAGAATTACTATTAAGATGAAGTGTATAAGGAAATTGGATCCAGAAGTTATTGACATGCGTGTTAAGAAGATGTCAGAGCAAAATAATTGCGGAAATTACCTTCAGACAGAAAGACAGTGGATTAGAGAAAATGGAGATGGTGATGCCCTTCAGAAGTATTTGGTGAGGATGCAAGAACAAGATAGAAACTTCTTCTATGCAATTGACTTGGATGATTTGTTCAGCGCGAAGAATGTATTTTGGTCCGATGGAAGGAGTAGAGCTGCATATGAATCTTTTGGTGATGTGGTGACAGTTGATACTACATGCCTTTCCAATCACTACAAAGTGCCACTTGTAACTTTCATTGGAGTTAACCATCATGGGCAATCTGTACTGTTTGGTTGTGGGTTGTTATCATCTGACGACTCAGAGTCATTTGCTTGGTTGTTCAAATCATTGTTGCATTGCATGTCTGGTGTACCCCCACAAGGAATCGTAACAGATCATTGCTGCATGGCCATGCAGAAAGCAGTTGAAACCGTATACCCCTCCATTCGACATCGATGGTGTTTGTCAAATATAATGGAAAAGCTTCCCCAACTAATTCATAAGTATGCTAATTGCAAGTCCTTAAGAGATCGTATGCATAATGTTGTCTATGACACACCAACAACAGATGAATTTGagggaaaatggaagaagattgTGGAGGATTTTGATCTCAAAGACAATAAATGGTTGAAGGAATTGTTCCTTCACCGACATCGCTGGGCTCCTTCCTTTGTAAGAGGTGGTTTTTGGGCTGGAATGTATACTAATCCGCAAAGTGAAAGTAGGCATGAAATTTTTGACGGATTTATAAACCAACAAACAACTTTGAAGCAATTTGTTGATCAGTACAATAATGCCTTGCAGTATAAGGCTGAGAAGGAGTATATAGCTGACATACATTCATCCAGTAATAGTCAGACTTGTGTTACCAAATCTCCAATTGAGAGGCAGTTTCAATATGCTTACACTCATGCAAAGTTTCTGGAGGTTCAACGTGAATTTGTTGGAAAGGCTGATTGTAACGTCTTTGTTGCTTGTGAAGATGGTTCTATTTGTCGCTACAATGTGATAGAGGATATGATAACAGAGGATAAGCCTAAGGAGTCCGTGGTCGAAGTCATATATAACAGGGAAGATTGTGATATAAAATGCAACTGTGGCTTGTTTGAGTTTAGAGGTATACTTTGTAGGCACTCGCTTGCAGTACTATCACAAGAGAGAGTAAAGGAGGTCCcgtgtaaatatattttagacaGATGGAGGAAAAATATTGTGAGGAAgcatgtttttataaaaaccaGCTATGGTGTTGTGCATTTTGAACCTCAAGTGCAGAGGTTTGATCTGTTATGCAAACAATTCAATAATATTGCTGCCGCTGCTGCTGAATTTGAGGGTACAAGTTCTTTTGTAAAGGATACCCTATGTAACTTGAAGGAGAAACTTGAGTCATGGACATCGTTACCGATAAACTCTTCTCTTGTGGATGTAGAGAAACACAACAATATGATACATTGA
- the LOC106756897 gene encoding pentatricopeptide repeat-containing protein At1g12300, mitochondrial-like: protein MWLSKSLRFSLFPTHTKLPPFLPILTSHFCASSRSQTCLHDEAISRFNSLLHMRHVPPIFEFGKILGLLVKMKRYTTAVSLIKQMEFKGILCNLANLSLLMNCFFHLDQLAFAFSVFAKTLKRGYHPDVITLTTLIRGLCDKGEVEKALILHDKIVTLGFRLDEFAYATLMNGLCKIGETKAAIKLFRMIEGRSRVTYNIIIDGLFKDKYTKEAYDLYSEMVVNGISPDVVTYNTLVYGFCLVNQLEEAFGFINEMLSNSIMPNVYTYNILIDALCKQGKLREAKNVLGVMVKAYVKPNHFSFNALMNGYCLVNQVKNAKQLFNAMTQMRVSPNVRSYTIMINGLIKNDRMDEAINLFQEIQQKNMVPDTVTYTTLIDGFCKYGRITYVWDLIDDMHNRNQQPNTITYNCLLDALCKSYNLDKAFELYNTMMENGIQPNKYTWNILLDGMCKGGKLEKAQEIFKDLLIKGYPLDVCSYNTMINGLCKKGFLDEALTLWSKMEDNGCLPNVITFKIMSRALFEKDEIDKAEAFLCEMVSRGLL from the coding sequence ATGTGGCTCTCCAAAAGTTTAAGGTTTTCACTTTTTCCTACCCATACCAAGcttcctccttttcttccaATCCTCACTTCACACTTCTGTGCTAGCTCTCGTTCCCAAACCTGCTTACACGACGAAGCCATCTCACGATTCAATAGCTTGCTTCATATGCGCCACGTTCCTCCCATTTTCGAATTTGGAAAGATTTTGGGATTGCTTGTGAAGATGAAGCGTTATACTACTGCTGTCTCTCTCATTAAGCAAATGGAGTTCAAGGGAATTCTCTGTAACCTTGCTAATCTCAGCCTCCTCATGAATTGTTTCTTTCACTTAGACCAATTGGCCTTCGCTTTCTCTGTATTTGCCAAGACTCTCAAACGGGGTTATCATCCAGATGTCATAACTTTAACTACGCTCATCAGAGGTCTCTGTGATAAGGGTGAGGTCGAAAAAGCACTCATCCTTCACGACAAAATAGTAACACTAGGATTTCGGCTTGACGAATTTGCTTACGCGACTCTGATGAATGGATTGTGCAAAATAGGAGAAACTAAAGCTGCCATCAAATTGTTCAGAATGATTGAAGGTCGATCAAGAGTAACttacaatataattattgaCGGTTTATTCAAAGATAAATATACAAAAGAAGCTTATGATTTATATTCTGAAATGGTTGTCAATGGAATTTCTCCTGATGTTGTTACCTATAATACTCTAGTTTATGGCTTTTGCTTAGTGAATCAGTTAGAAGAAGCTTTTGGTTTCATCAATGAAATGCTATCAAATAGCATCATGCCAAATGTTTATAcctataatatattgattgatgcATTATGTAAGCAAGGAAAGCTAAGAGAAGCCAAAAATGTGTTGGGTGTGATGGTGAAAGCTTATGTGAAACCTAATCATTTTAGCTTTAATGCTTTAATGAATGGGTATTGCTTAGTTAACCAAGTGAAGAATGCAAAACAATTATTCAATGCAATGACCCAGATGAGAGTGAGTCCTAACGTTCGTAGCTACACTATAATGATAAATGGACTCATAAAGAACGATAGGATGGATGAGGCTATAAATCTTTTTCAGGAAATACAACAGAAGAATATGGTTCCTGATACAGTAACTTACACTACTCTTATTGATGGATTTTGCAAATATGGAAGAATAACTTATGTTTGGGATCTTATAGATGATATGCATAATAGAAATCAACAACCAAACACAATCACTTACAATTGTTTGTTAGATGCTTTATGCAAAAGCTATAATCTAGACAAGGCATTTGAATTATACAACACAATGATGGAAAATGGAATTCAGCCTAATAAATACACTTGGAACATACTTCTTGATGGAATGTGCAAAGGGGGAAAACTTGAGAAGGCACAAGAGATCTTTAAAGATCTTTTAATTAAAGGCTACCCTTTAGATGTATGTAGTTATAATACTATGATCAATGGTCTTTGTAAAAAGGGTTTTCTTGATGAGGCATTGACCTTATGGTCCAAAATGGAAGACAATGGTTGCTTGCCTAATGTAATAACTTTCAAAATAATGAGTAGGGCTCTATTTGAAAAGGATGAGATTGATAAGGCAGAGGCATTTCTTTGTGAGATGGTGTCTAGAGGCTTGTTGTAA
- the LOC106757275 gene encoding DTW domain-containing protein 2 isoform X1, translating to MFHCMEPEAEDVLSPEPQRRSICSNCDRPTRVCLCHALPFPPIQTATRILIVQHPHEARHKLSTTPILNKSLLRASSVTSRRLRRGLSPILDRSPPALYLFPSSASSTTPALHISAVHPSADLVLIAFDATWQHAREMVRASEDFLSEFATRVCLDVDESVGGGSIYDSELILRKEPFAGCVSTMEAVARALRVLEPNGPEIEEKLVGVLREMVRLQAGFLKPVKPRPKLLKKKTEGKEKKEGSVQVIS from the exons ATGTTCCATTGTATGGAACCGGAAGCAGAAGACGTTCTTTCACCGGAGCCTCAGCGTCGCTCCATCTGCTCCAACTGCGACCGCCCCACGCGCGTCTGTCTCTGCCACGCGCTTCCATTTCCTCCTATTCAAACCGCCACTCGCATCCTCATCGTGCAACACCCTCACGAGGCTCGCCACAAGCTCTCCACCACACCAATCCTCAACAAATCCCTCCTCCGCGCATCCTCCGTCACCTCCCGCCGCCTCCGTCGCGGCCTCTCCCCAATCCTCGACCGCTCTCCCCCCGCCCTCTACCTCTTCCCCTCCTCCGCCTCCTCCACAACCCCCGCCCTCCACATCTCCGCCGTGCACCCCTCCGCCGACCTCGTCCTCATTGCTTTCGACGCCACGTGGCAGCACGCTCGCGAGATGGTGCGCGCCAGCGAGGATTTCCTCTCCGAGTTCGCCACTAGGGTTTGTCTGGACGTGGATGAGAGTGTTGGCGGCGGAAGCATCTATGACTCCGAATTGATTTTGCGGAAGGAGCCTTTCGCCGGGTGCGTTAGCACAATGGAGGCTGTGGCTCGGGCCTTGCGCGTGCTCGAGCCCAATGGGCCCGAGATTGAAGAGAAGCTGGTTGGGGTTTTGAGGGAGATGGTGAGGTTGCAGGCTGGGTTCTTGAAGCCCGTGAAGCCCAGGCCAAAGTTGTTGAAGAAGAAGACCGagggaaaggaaaagaaggagGGTTCTGTTCAAG TGATAAGCTAA
- the LOC106757275 gene encoding DTW domain-containing protein 2 isoform X2, translating to MFHCMEPEAEDVLSPEPQRRSICSNCDRPTRVCLCHALPFPPIQTATRILIVQHPHEARHKLSTTPILNKSLLRASSVTSRRLRRGLSPILDRSPPALYLFPSSASSTTPALHISAVHPSADLVLIAFDATWQHAREMVRASEDFLSEFATRVCLDVDESVGGGSIYDSELILRKEPFAGCVSTMEAVARALRVLEPNGPEIEEKLVGVLREMVRLQAGFLKPVKPRPKLLKKKTEGKEKKEGSVQG from the exons ATGTTCCATTGTATGGAACCGGAAGCAGAAGACGTTCTTTCACCGGAGCCTCAGCGTCGCTCCATCTGCTCCAACTGCGACCGCCCCACGCGCGTCTGTCTCTGCCACGCGCTTCCATTTCCTCCTATTCAAACCGCCACTCGCATCCTCATCGTGCAACACCCTCACGAGGCTCGCCACAAGCTCTCCACCACACCAATCCTCAACAAATCCCTCCTCCGCGCATCCTCCGTCACCTCCCGCCGCCTCCGTCGCGGCCTCTCCCCAATCCTCGACCGCTCTCCCCCCGCCCTCTACCTCTTCCCCTCCTCCGCCTCCTCCACAACCCCCGCCCTCCACATCTCCGCCGTGCACCCCTCCGCCGACCTCGTCCTCATTGCTTTCGACGCCACGTGGCAGCACGCTCGCGAGATGGTGCGCGCCAGCGAGGATTTCCTCTCCGAGTTCGCCACTAGGGTTTGTCTGGACGTGGATGAGAGTGTTGGCGGCGGAAGCATCTATGACTCCGAATTGATTTTGCGGAAGGAGCCTTTCGCCGGGTGCGTTAGCACAATGGAGGCTGTGGCTCGGGCCTTGCGCGTGCTCGAGCCCAATGGGCCCGAGATTGAAGAGAAGCTGGTTGGGGTTTTGAGGGAGATGGTGAGGTTGCAGGCTGGGTTCTTGAAGCCCGTGAAGCCCAGGCCAAAGTTGTTGAAGAAGAAGACCGagggaaaggaaaagaaggagGGTTCTGTTCAAG GTTAA